Below is a window of Atribacterota bacterium DNA.
CACCACTTCGTTTAAAAATCCAGGGGGATGTAGCTCAGCGGGGAGAGCGCCTCGTTCGCAACGAGGAGGTCACGGGTTCAAGTCCCGTCATCTCCACCAGGGTTGTTTAACTTTTTTGTTATTCTGCCTCTCTCTCTAACATTTCGGGTTGAAGTTTCGCCAGGATTTCAATAATCACTCGGTCAAGCTCAGACATGCCCTCATGTTCAATTTTAGCAACGTTGTCGACGGTCTTTTCAATTGAAGGATGAAGTATTCCCTGTGGTACAGTTGCTCGACTTCCTGTTATGGCAAACAAAGCTGCCAAGTAAGCTTCGAACGAGCCAGTTCCAACTTTTAAAGAACATGTCTCCTTGGCCCCGTCGCAGATCATGCCGGCAGTATTTACAATGACAATTCGCATTGCTTCAGCCATTTGTTCTGCGCTACCCCCGAGGAGATATGTAATTCCTGCTGCAGCACCGGCACCCGCAGCAATGACGCATCCGCAAACTTTAGATAGGCGCCCTAAACGGCTCTTTACAAAGCTTGTCGAGAGGTGACTTATGACTAGTGCTTTAGCAATTTCCCTCTTGCTTTTTTCTAAAGCTTCACCGACGAGCGCTACGGGTAGAATTGCCGTGATGCCGTGATTTCCACTTCCAGCACTACTCATGACCGGAAGCTTCACCCCGGACATTCGAGCATCAGCTGCGGCGTGACAAATCGTTCGGATGAAATACCCTAGGTCCTCGTTAATCTTTTGTTCCTTCAGAAGTTGTCGCATCCTTTGTCCAAAAGAGAAGCCATCATTATTCTTCTGGAGAAGACCGTAATTTGCTACCTCCATATTCATCGAGATTCCTTGAAGCACATACTCCATGTCCTCTTCGTCCATCTCGTCGGTGGTTCGAATAAGTTCCATATATGAAAGTTTTTCCATGGCTTCGAAGGGTGACAACTTTTCTTGAGACTTACGAATAACGTCGACGAAAACTGGTTTACCATCTTTAACCACTTCAACGACATTGGTGTGTTCATCAACAATGAGAACACTTGCCCAATGGAAGCCGCGAGTGACCTTGGCATGAATGTATACCCCATGCTTACTGGGATCGCACGAAATAGTGACTCGACCTTCTTGAAGCAGTTTTTTTGCTGCTTCGAGGTCCCCTAGGGTGCAGTCTTTGAGAACCTCGAGAGAGTATGAAGATTTACCGCATAAAACTCCAAGAGCAGCAGCAATGGCATTGCCTCGGGCACCTCCAGTACCAGGAATGACCACCGCAATACCATTTTTATAGACATTATCGCTTAGGTTAACTTCGATGGATACGATATTCTCAGGAGGAAGTTCTTCATTCGCCCGAGCAGTAGCAAGTGCGACCGCTGCAGGTTCAGTACAACCTAAGGCCGGCTTTACCTCACGAATCAGGAATTCTTTAAGTGAGAACATCTCAATCATCCCGTTTCTTTTTGGTGATAGACAGTCGACAAACCCCTTCTCCTGCAGCAATAGTTTTCTGAAGTTCCATTGAGAATTCTGGAAAAGTACTTATAATCCCTCGGTCCCCCTCCATGGCAATGTCGCAAAGCATGTTTATTTCCTCTCTGTTTTGGGTAAACTGGCACCAGGCTGCTACGAGTGGACAGTAATGGAAGTCGATAACCAGGCGATCTTCGGTAAGTTCGACGACGTCCATTTCAAAAATTTTACGCACTGTCTCGTTGGCAAATTCTTTTGCGAACTCACGTAAGTCTCCATTTTTTGTAAAACGGGTATTTCCGTGAAAACATCCGCAACGAAAAATGGCTGCTCGTGCTAGTTTTTCCCAATCCTTAGGATTTACCTTTCTAAACTCATCGATCAATAAATACATCCAGGTTGCCCTGTGCTCAATAGCTTTTCGTAAATCTTCGACATGCTTATCGGTGACAGTTTTTTCGTTTTTAATCGTCATTTCTTCTTCCTCCTTTCAATTTAACAACTCAATCCAAGATAGGCGCTTTTTACTCGTGAATCGAAAGCCAGATCTTTGGCCTTACCCGAAAGAACGATTTGTCCTAGCTCAAGTACATACCCCCGATCGGCGATTTGCAAAGCCATGTTTGCATTTTGCTCAATAAGGAGTATAGTTGTCCCCATTTCACGGATACGTAAAAGCAGTTCGAAAATTTGTCCCACAATAACCGGAGCGAGACCCAATGATGGTTCATCAAGCATCATGAGCTTAGGTTGAAGCATAAGCCCACGACCGATGGCTAACATCTGTTGCTCTCCACCACTAAGGGTTCCTCCAAGTTGTTTCCGCCTCTCGCGGAGTATGGGGAAAAGCATATACACTTGTTCTAGGCTTTCCTCTAAAACACGCCTTTTGTTTCGTAAATGATAGTTTCCGAAGACCCCCATGCGCAGATTTTCTTCAACTGTTAAATAAGGGAAAATCTGACGCCCCTCAGGAACATGACATAGCCCCATTTGCACAATCCGATGAGGTTTTTCGTTGGTGATATCCCAGTCATAAAAAGTGATTCTTCCCGAGCGTTTTCGTATGAGGTTCGATATCCCCATGAGGGTAGTGGTCTTTCCAGCACCGTTGGAACCAATAAGGGTTACAATCTCTTTTTCGTGGACTTCAATATTTACCCCCTTAAGAGCCATGATGTTTCCATACGAAATCCAGAGGTTTTCTACCCTAAGCACTGGAGTTCCTCTCCTCCTCAAGTCAGGTCTGATGACCTTCCAAGATAGGCTTCTACGACCTGTTGGTCTTTCTGGACTTCTTTTGGGGTTCCTTCGCAGATTTTCTTACCATGGTTCAGAACGATAATTCGGTGGCACACGTTCATGATGAGTTTCATATCGTGCTCAATGACCACGATGGTCAGTCCCCATCCGTTGAGTTGTCTTATGAAAGAGACTAGG
It encodes the following:
- a CDS encoding L-serine ammonia-lyase, iron-sulfur-dependent, subunit alpha, with the translated sequence MFSLKEFLIREVKPALGCTEPAAVALATARANEELPPENIVSIEVNLSDNVYKNGIAVVIPGTGGARGNAIAAALGVLCGKSSYSLEVLKDCTLGDLEAAKKLLQEGRVTISCDPSKHGVYIHAKVTRGFHWASVLIVDEHTNVVEVVKDGKPVFVDVIRKSQEKLSPFEAMEKLSYMELIRTTDEMDEEDMEYVLQGISMNMEVANYGLLQKNNDGFSFGQRMRQLLKEQKINEDLGYFIRTICHAAADARMSGVKLPVMSSAGSGNHGITAILPVALVGEALEKSKREIAKALVISHLSTSFVKSRLGRLSKVCGCVIAAGAGAAAGITYLLGGSAEQMAEAMRIVIVNTAGMICDGAKETCSLKVGTGSFEAYLAALFAITGSRATVPQGILHPSIEKTVDNVAKIEHEGMSELDRVIIEILAKLQPEMLEREAE
- a CDS encoding L-2-amino-thiazoline-4-carboxylic acid hydrolase, which translates into the protein MTIKNEKTVTDKHVEDLRKAIEHRATWMYLLIDEFRKVNPKDWEKLARAAIFRCGCFHGNTRFTKNGDLREFAKEFANETVRKIFEMDVVELTEDRLVIDFHYCPLVAAWCQFTQNREEINMLCDIAMEGDRGIISTFPEFSMELQKTIAAGEGVCRLSITKKKRDD
- a CDS encoding ABC transporter ATP-binding protein, with product MLRVENLWISYGNIMALKGVNIEVHEKEIVTLIGSNGAGKTTTLMGISNLIRKRSGRITFYDWDITNEKPHRIVQMGLCHVPEGRQIFPYLTVEENLRMGVFGNYHLRNKRRVLEESLEQVYMLFPILRERRKQLGGTLSGGEQQMLAIGRGLMLQPKLMMLDEPSLGLAPVIVGQIFELLLRIREMGTTILLIEQNANMALQIADRGYVLELGQIVLSGKAKDLAFDSRVKSAYLGLSC